A window of Quercus robur chromosome 12, dhQueRobu3.1, whole genome shotgun sequence genomic DNA:
CTGTCATTCATTAAAGTCTTTTTCATAAGGTAATTGTACTATATGTCGGTGCCTATGACAAAAAGCAGTAGGGAGATTAGAACAGATTTTTGTCTCAATCTATTGTTtgaatacttttattttatgattcaaTATGGGATCTGTCAATTGATCAGCAATTCTTTCATATATTATTTCTAACTTTAATGATAAtaaatgtttgtttttcctgTAAATTATTTCTctatcaatttcttttattatagAAGTATTATCTAATGAATAGATTTCTTTCGAGATCAGTggtaaaatgaatttaaaaagtaTGTCTTTTCCTAACAGATTAGTTTTAATTCCTTCGTTTGTTGTTAAGAAGGGATAAAGTAAGGCCATAAAGggatttcctaaaataattttaaaagaaaggtctttaattaaaacaaaaatagtttcaaaacatattcCATCGTTGCATATGTGAACATTAgatattttgtaattaattatgagCTTTTCTCCATTAGCCTGAGTTAATCTTTGagatgatttttcataatacttgAAAGGTATTAGTCTTTCTTGTATACAATTCATGTCAGCGCCTGAGTCTATTAAAGCAATTTCTGTCAAAGAAAACTCGTTATTAATTACTAAAGTGATTTTCGTatgccatttttgaaaaattacccTGTCAATTAAATTCAAGAAATTCTGTCTATTGTGATCATCTTTTTCTAATAGGGGGTGTGTGGGTCTATCATGGGTTTAGACaattctttcaaaattattatttctacAATTTTTTGTTCATCCATGTTTGTCGAattatcttctttaatttcttgttttactaTTTTTGCTTCTGTCATTAAATCTTGTAGAGTTACTAGTTTTATATCTTCTCcatcttgtttctttttctttgtcttttctttcttatctttttctttctttttcttaactttttcttcttttccacaTTCCGTAACATGGTGTCTATATTTTCTACACTTAATACAAGCACTAGGTATGTCTATAGAATCTTTCAATTTTAGTAAATagtcttttttatcttttaggtGACTAGGTACGTTGTCTATCAATTTCActattatgtctttttgtttcctttttcttttattgacttTGAGTGGGTTAGTTGATCTTAATTCTGTCTTTTTCTTAACTTGATCTATCTCTTTTTGattaacattaaatatttccATCAATTCATTTATTATGTCTTTCTCAAAATCTAATTTACtgatttgtttaataattttattatgtttgtCACGTTATTTTTTAGTATGTCCatattctttacatttatgacaaatagtatTTCTAATATGTCTGTCATTTTTCTCATTATCTGATGTCTCAATAATATCTAAAACTGCTACAtctctttctatctcttttttctctaagggtaaatttaaaatttctatctttttaattaattctaCTAAACCATTCTTGGGTATGTGTCATGGATCTTTCAATAGATTTTAGTCTTTCATCAATTTCTTCCtttaaactatttatttttttggaactattatctttctcttctttgttgACTACTTTTTCTAAACTATTACTATTATGTCTTtccttttctatctcttttcttGACATGTGTCTTTCTTATTCTATGTCTCTTTCTATTGTAACTTCTTACGTAGATTTTCTATAtcattttgtcttttaattttttctaatatcTCTTTTACTATGCCTTTTCTTATCATTCTTTTTACTGTGTCTTCCTCAATTATGTCTAgcctcttcttttattttatttccataGCATTCTTTCCTTTATCTTCTATATGTGTTGCTCTTTCCATTATTAGGCCATCTTTCTTATTATTActcttttgtctttctatgtcatccttttattgtttttatttccatagcactactttctttcttttcagtcAGAGTTGCCTCTAGTGTCTTCAAATCTTCTTTCTCAAAGTCTTTTTTATTGTCTTTATATGTTATAGCTATAGGTCTTTCGGTTGTTTTtagttctttatcattttttctaCTATTATTTATATGCCAGTTTTCTATTGCACTATTCCTTTCATTATGCCAATTATCTGTCATGGTTTTTGTTAACGGTGATCTATAATGAGGTccaaattctctttctttttctagagGTGAATTTAAAGTTTTCATTCTTTCAAAGAGATCCAAAAAACTATCACTCTTTCTTTCTACCCTAGTGTAAGTAATGGATAATATTTTGGAATAATAGATCACCTTCAAAAATGTACCTATTGTAACATGAGGATGTTCTTATAGAGAATTCAACGAACCCTGAggtttctccttttcttttttttaactctctctctcttcatttaaGTAGTATTTTTCTAAGGTGTTTTAGCTGTCATCATTTTGAAGCCACCTGGATAATATTTTTTCCTCATTGGTGGTCTAGTTTCTCCCATGTTTAAGGAGAACTACAATAGAAATTGAAGAGTATTAAATCACTGataaatatttcatatttattaaatttggtTATCTTTTGCAAATATAGATACAAATGCTGGAAGTCATTAATCATTGCacacctttttcttttgagtaatgttacattcacaacaaattttagatgGCAAACTAATGCTAGTTCTAATCTAAATCTACTACTAAAATTACTTATTTGCCCTCCACTAAAAGCCATAGGTTTTGGTGGTTTGTGTTTAAAAACTTTTACATGTCACATCAatcacctgaaaatattttacttaactAAATTTTGATAGAAGCATTGAGAAAACTTaagacaaaaaggaaaaatactaGTTCTGTCGATGTAATGGAGTATAGAGACAAGGAAACAACAAATCCTGTCAGAAATTGTCTTCATTACACAGTGCAGTTGGAAACAAGACAATTGTTCAATGGTATCTGCTTAGCCTAACTGCATTAGAAGGGTCTTAACAACAGTTTCTTATTTACACCACCACAAAGTTACAACAGGTATGCATCAGTTctagcaaggaaaaaaaaaaaaaagaagcatgcaTCAGTGCTAGcctaaaatatacatatatatgccTCAATACAAAAGTAACAACAAACGTTAGCTGATTGAAACACTGGCATGCTACTCTATCTAGTATCTACGCTAGTTTTCTTCATCTGCCTCAAAAACCTTCCTCAGCTTCTCTTCATCTGACTCAAAAACCTTTCTTGCTTGTTTCAGCTCCTCGTTCATAGACAGCAACTCTGTACAGCGGTTAAGTTTTGGCAAATCCTGCAGGATCAAAGTGCAACATTGGCATTTGTTTACCATTTACTAaccaataaaaaacaaatatagagCAAGAAAATGTTGCAGCAGTGTATATCCCGCATCTataaagaaaaggcaaaaaaaaaggttcagaAGACAAAGTCAGAGGATATCGTTGAGAATTTTCACCAAATGCCATTTTAATTTCTAGCTAAAGAAAAGAGATAAATGGGGTGGAGGATGAAGTTAACTAAAGCTTTTCTCCTTAAATAGtactaaaatggaaaaaggagAGTAAAAGTGTTGTCGTGTAGGTTCTTTCTAAACACACAAAAGGAAATAAGATTCTGAAGTGTATGGGTGCTATTAGCCGAGGCACACAATGTGAAAAGTGTGTTGTACTATAAACATGATAGTAAAGTGAGCTTGCAAGATACTATGCCTTGAAAACAAAGGTAGCCATAAAGAACTTCGAGGTTagtgatttatatttttttaaagtagctTCTAGGTCAGAGGAATGAagtttttttggtgaaaatggTTACTAATTGAGGAACCTTGCGTATCAGATACAGGAAATCTTCAACTGATATCTTTCCCCTCTTTGATCCAATATCTTGGGCTTTATGCACCTGCAGAAACGTTAAAGATGTTGACATAAACCTACCATGAGTGTCATCATACTTAAGAGTAAATAGGGAGTACCAAAAGAAGTACTTACCAAATCTGTGATATACTCCACAACAATGTCCTCCACAAGTGCCACACTTTCTGGAAGCGGCTGataatgcaataaaaaatatacaaaaccaCGTATAAATTGAATACTATAAATCATCACACTTTTCATTCTTTGTAATCAAAgaatttcatttcaataatattgCACGTAATACATAagactttttgtttattttatttattgcaGTTAGTAAAAACAAGAAGAGGTTGGCACCTAAAACAGGAAAAGGTAGGGAACCTTTTTGTTCAATGAGGCATAGATAACAATAGCAGAACACCTTCAATAATCAAGTAGTGCAGGAATGAGGTGGATGCAATTGCATATAAAGCCTAATGCAGATGAGTTTGCGTAGGCCTCGTCTAGTGGTTTTAGCTCGTTGTGGACCCAATAACGCACAAGACACTGCTAAAAGCTTTGCTACAGGTACAAAATGTGGTGAATCATGCAGATTTTGCTTTCAATCACATATGTAAACCTCCAAAAAATGTAAAAGCCAGTTTCTTTATCTTCCCTTATATAATTTCAACTAtggtattaatatatattatcatgATTCTTGCCATTTGTTGTGGGAGTCTGCTTCCCAAAATCAAAAGGCCAACTCTAAGCATATCAATATCTTAGTGAAAAATGTAACCGTAGCAATTAAAATCAACCTCCGAGATGCTTCTGTGGGGTAAGTTATAAGACGTTTGAAAAGTACTGGGTTTACACAAATGGATAAACTGATCATAATTTGAGCTAATGTAAATCAAGTTCGTTTTCTTAACTTGAGAATTAATATAATATGCCTAAGACCAGTTTACAACAATCACCACTGCTAATGACAAATATGGCACTTCCATTATGATGTAGGCATCTTCACATATAAAACATTTGAATTTGTAACCAAATCCAAGAGTGCAttccca
This region includes:
- the LOC126709289 gene encoding transcription initiation factor TFIID subunit 13-like isoform X1; translated protein: MNTNSAAPSSKSRAGSSQSSETSFKRKRGVFQKELQHMMYGFGDDPNPLPESVALVEDIVVEYITDLVHKAQDIGSKRGKISVEDFLYLIRKVPQLDLPKLNRCTELLSMNEELKQARKVFESDEEKLRKVFEADEEN
- the LOC126709289 gene encoding transcription initiation factor TFIID subunit 13-like isoform X3; its protein translation is MNTNSAAPSSKSRAGSSQSSETSFKRKRGVFQKELQHMMYGFGDDPNPLPESVALVEDIVVEYITDLVHKAQDIGSKRGKISVEDFLYLIRKDLPKLNRCTELLSMNEELKQARKVFESDEEKLRKVFEADEEN